AACGCGAGAAAAACTGCCTGTCTATCAAATCTAAAGCAAATCGGGACGGCATTGATGATGTATTGCCAAGACTGGGATGAAAGGTTCCCTCCAGCTTTCCTTTGGGACCCTAATTACGCTAGCACCGGCACCTTCATCTCTTGGTTCCCTGCGCTTGGTCCTTATGTCAAGAACCAGCAGGTATTTGAGTGTCCCAGCACGAATGGAGAAAAATATTCGGAGGTCTTTGGGGGGTTCTGGTGGATTCCACCTGATTGGCGGGGCACGATCAGACATAGCTATGGAATGAATTGTTATGTAGGTTCAGATGGACCCGCCTCCTGGTGCTCAATTTGGAAAGGCGGACGCCCACTCTCCAGAATACCGAATCCGGCAGAAATAGTTGCGGTCGGAGAATGTGCCCATGTGTTCATCCACAATTACTGGGGTTGCACTCCTGCCCCAGAATGCGGCAGATTTCAAGCTGGCTATGCTCAAACTTGTAGTGCTTGGTGTTGGCAAGGAGGTCGAGACGAACGCTATACCCGTCATATGGGCGGAACGGTTATCTGTTTTGCTGACGGGCATGCTAAATGGGTTCATTCCGACTGGAATAGGGGATTGCCTCGTGGTGTAATAATTGACCCAGACCTTGAATATTTGGAGCGTCCCTCTCCATGAGCGAAGTAGGCAAATTTGTACATACATTTGTGGGAGGTGATTTGAATTGATTGTAATATAAAGGGAGGAGAAGGCTTATGCCCCGGGCTTTACCCTCCCATTTATTGGGGCACAAAATAAAAAAAGGAGGTTTCAAAAATGCGGAGAAAGGGATTCACTTTGATTGAGTTATTGGTCGTAATAGCTATCATCGCCATTCTGGCGGCGATTCTCTTCCCGGTCTTCTCTCGTGCAAGAGAGGCAGCGAGAAAATCCGCTTGTTTATCAAATACAAAACAATTGGGCCAGGCTTTGGCGATGTATGTTCAGGACTGGGATGAATGCCTCCCCACGATGGAGACCCCCTGTGCAGCTGGCAAGAATGGGCAATTCACTGGTTTGGACTGGTATGAGCAGCTGATGCCATATGTTAAGAACACGGGTGTTTTCTCCTGTCCAAGCGCCCAGCAGACAAGCACTTGGAAAGCAAACTGTTATCCAGGACTTCATAATCAG
This sequence is a window from bacterium. Protein-coding genes within it:
- a CDS encoding DUF1559 domain-containing protein produces the protein MRRKGFTLIELLVVIAIIAILAAILFPVFSRARENARKTACLSNLKQIGTALMMYCQDWDERFPPAFLWDPNYASTGTFISWFPALGPYVKNQQVFECPSTNGEKYSEVFGGFWWIPPDWRGTIRHSYGMNCYVGSDGPASWCSIWKGGRPLSRIPNPAEIVAVGECAHVFIHNYWGCTPAPECGRFQAGYAQTCSAWCWQGGRDERYTRHMGGTVICFADGHAKWVHSDWNRGLPRGVIIDPDLEYLERPSP